Proteins from one Elgaria multicarinata webbii isolate HBS135686 ecotype San Diego chromosome 3, rElgMul1.1.pri, whole genome shotgun sequence genomic window:
- the LOC134396867 gene encoding large ribosomal subunit protein bL17m-like → MNVVTQPQWFLIREMSAENRKVLNLRPTTKEWLCVRELRTHLCHFVNWFLFYKDRLATPSQNSSAYYLNASIPSLPACGFSELLSPNSELLTTISKDNFRMVLISHGRVQRRFGLRPRSRLDLLRNLVTGLVQHERIEAPRAGVDEMHFYTEHLIDYAKRGDSDPKAMRMADFWLTAHTGHYTRTQQIPNRENLDRAKMAVIEYKGNPLPPLPLPHRDSEKTLVNQLLKGYREDVLSAREAQQGPPMGTAV, encoded by the exons ATGAATGTAGTAACCCAA CCTCAGTGGTTTCTCATCCGTGAAATGAGTGCTGAAAACAGAAAGGTTTTGAACCTCAGACCCACCAcaaaagagtggctttgtgttCGGGAGCTGAGAACCCATCTCTGCCATTTTGTAAATTG GTTCCTTTTCTACAAGGACAGACTAGCCACACCATCCCAAAACAGCAGTGCATATTATCTAAATGCCAGCATACCTTCccttcctgcttgtggattctcaGAGCTTCTCTCACCCAACAGTGAGCTACTTACAACCATCAGCAAGGACAATTTCAGGATG GTGCTGATCTCCCATGGGCGGGTGCAGCGGCGCTTCGGCCTCAGGCCCCGCTCGCGCCTCGACCTGCTGCGGAACCTCGTCACAGGCCTAGTGCAGCACGAGCGGATAGAGGCGCCCCGCGCTGGCGTAGACGAGATGCACTTCTACACCGAGCACTTGATTGACTACGCCAAGCGCGGCGACAGCGACCCCAAAGCCATGCGCATGGCCGACTTCTGGCTGACGGCTCACACGGGGCACTACACGCGCACGCAGCAGATTCCCAACCGGGAGAACCTGGACCGGGCTAAGATGGCTGTGATCGAATACAAGGGGAACCCACTGCCCCCGCTACCCCTTCCACACCGGGACAGCGAGAAGACCCTGGTGAACCAGCTGCTGAAGGGCTACCGGGAGGACGTGCTCAGCGCCAGAGAAGCCCAGCAGGGCCCCCCCATGGGCACGGCTGTGTAG